The proteins below are encoded in one region of Chitinophagales bacterium:
- a CDS encoding gliding motility-associated C-terminal domain-containing protein, whose product MRIKVTQLLCLALLFNLKVFAQYKGCNIQQIISTFTGQGYTQLNVQGQDCSLYFINPTSQDAAAAQAAAQALGANLVVMNDATENQNVVNALNAQNAFALAGKIWIGIKRTSVAAPTFYALDSSTGPFLTPTTGGPTPGIYQNWSSGEPNNNDYQCSPICGVGCNGYACSNGEQCVQIYSNGFWNDEKCNDGTSISLIEVNLCPQITGNNDTTICENKTVQLKTRTILGSPSYAYQWSSGQATQNAYVTPATTTAYIFRATDRYNCYSEDTVTVTVDVCPPVVGPQGCDIQLIINTFTGAGYVPLPVPGEDCSLYFINPSSQDAAQAQTAAATLGANLVVFNSATENQNVINALNANNIFGQYGGTIWIGYKRTGTNASTFYALDGSTGSFTPGAATPSLFQNWASGEPNNSGYNSCTFGCGNFTCSNQYKCSNGEQCVQIYSAGSWNDLACNETSVSVIEVNLCPEVNATFNNQTLFNLLKDTTVCAGANVVLKSNPILGSKPYTYVWTPSAKVSQNITEQILQTQQYIVKVTDRYSCYSYDTLTANVQGTFNAGFTASPATVCEGRSTFLSFNGTPSPNATFTWGLNGGTIVSGTPNGPGPIEVNWNSSGVKNITLDINDGGCTIPQATGSVTVNPNPTADAGTDMVVCSGGATVIGGVPIPNATYFWTPTTGLSDSLVANPIARDTNLTNAPKVTKYYVIVTAAGCSGIDSMQLTISPPQIEPILPASPINLCKGASVTLSSAQQFVQQMWSTMAATPTISVNQTGSYYFLGVDAQGCVWKSDTAQVTVAANPLPTTISTNGTLPVCKGGSIVLNSDSTYNAYAWSNGDATQSITVMQAGTYYLTAVDANSCEVKSNDLVITFNPNPLPIMITADGPVAFCDGGSVNLSTDSTFQTYIWTNAGSQQTINVTQSGTYHVTTTDVNNCEGLSNDIVVTVYSLPVVNLVQLRDQQCYNVADGSIVVDASNGAPVYNFVWGNGASGSSLSQLLPNTYDVTVTDNNQCTGTQSFTIQPAPVFTASIDSVKHVTCFNGSDGRLTATGVGGTPGYQYLWNNNAQTASIQRLKAGNYAVTVFDSRNCVATAQTTVTEPDEIVALPPDTTIIKVGKKQKLLVEVTPSSSNYVYEWRPQRGLSCYDCNDPIASPIQSIDYTFIVRDANGCADTLLIPFTVLADKTIYIPNFFSPDGDGNNEFWCLFADAVQSIDLKVFNRLGEMVFATNDLKQCWDGYYRGEKVDAGLYVYVVRFSFIDETWTQREGSVFVYR is encoded by the coding sequence ATGAGAATAAAAGTTACGCAATTACTTTGTTTAGCTCTACTATTCAACTTAAAAGTATTTGCACAATACAAAGGCTGCAACATTCAGCAAATCATAAGCACTTTTACAGGCCAAGGTTATACGCAGTTAAATGTACAGGGGCAGGATTGTAGTTTGTATTTTATCAATCCCACTTCGCAAGATGCAGCAGCAGCACAGGCAGCAGCGCAGGCTTTAGGAGCCAATTTGGTGGTAATGAACGATGCTACCGAAAACCAGAATGTGGTGAATGCACTAAATGCGCAGAATGCTTTTGCATTGGCGGGTAAAATATGGATTGGTATTAAAAGAACCTCTGTGGCGGCTCCAACTTTTTATGCTTTAGATAGTTCAACCGGTCCTTTCTTGACACCAACCACCGGAGGACCAACTCCGGGAATATACCAAAACTGGTCGAGCGGAGAGCCTAATAACAACGATTACCAATGTTCGCCAATTTGCGGTGTGGGCTGTAATGGCTATGCTTGCAGCAATGGTGAACAATGTGTGCAAATTTATAGCAACGGGTTTTGGAACGATGAAAAGTGTAATGATGGTACCAGCATTTCTTTAATAGAAGTAAACCTTTGTCCGCAAATAACGGGTAATAACGATACTACTATTTGTGAGAATAAAACGGTGCAGTTAAAAACTCGTACCATCTTAGGATCGCCTTCTTATGCTTACCAATGGAGTTCGGGGCAAGCTACTCAGAATGCCTATGTTACTCCGGCAACTACTACAGCATATATTTTTAGAGCTACCGATCGCTATAACTGCTATTCTGAAGATACTGTAACTGTAACTGTAGATGTGTGTCCTCCGGTAGTTGGTCCGCAAGGTTGTGATATTCAACTTATCATAAATACTTTTACCGGAGCGGGATATGTGCCGCTACCTGTTCCTGGCGAAGATTGCAGTTTGTATTTTATCAATCCGTCATCGCAGGATGCGGCACAGGCTCAAACTGCTGCTGCTACTTTGGGCGCTAATTTGGTAGTGTTTAATAGTGCTACCGAAAACCAAAACGTAATAAATGCACTCAATGCCAATAATATATTTGGGCAGTATGGCGGAACTATTTGGATTGGCTACAAGAGAACCGGAACTAATGCTTCTACGTTTTACGCATTGGATGGTTCAACAGGTAGTTTTACTCCGGGAGCGGCAACACCATCACTCTTTCAAAACTGGGCAAGTGGTGAACCTAATAACAGTGGCTACAATAGTTGTACTTTTGGTTGCGGTAACTTTACATGCAGTAATCAATACAAATGCAGCAATGGAGAACAGTGTGTGCAAATTTATAGTGCCGGTTCTTGGAACGATTTAGCGTGTAACGAAACCAGTGTATCTGTTATTGAAGTAAACCTATGTCCAGAAGTAAATGCTACCTTTAATAACCAAACTCTTTTTAATTTATTAAAAGATACCACGGTATGTGCAGGAGCTAATGTGGTGTTGAAATCTAATCCTATTCTGGGGTCTAAACCTTATACGTATGTATGGACACCTAGTGCAAAGGTTTCTCAAAACATCACAGAACAAATTTTACAAACACAGCAGTATATAGTAAAAGTAACCGACCGCTATTCTTGTTATTCTTACGACACGCTTACCGCAAATGTACAAGGTACTTTTAATGCCGGATTTACTGCCAGCCCTGCTACGGTTTGCGAAGGCAGAAGTACATTTTTAAGTTTTAATGGAACACCTTCCCCTAATGCAACCTTTACTTGGGGTTTAAATGGAGGAACTATAGTAAGTGGCACACCAAATGGTCCGGGTCCCATTGAAGTGAATTGGAATTCAAGCGGGGTCAAAAATATTACATTAGATATTAACGATGGTGGCTGTACTATTCCGCAAGCTACCGGCTCGGTAACTGTGAACCCCAATCCTACTGCCGATGCCGGAACAGATATGGTTGTTTGCAGTGGAGGCGCTACGGTTATTGGTGGTGTACCCATACCTAATGCTACTTATTTTTGGACACCAACCACTGGGCTTTCAGATTCATTGGTAGCCAATCCAATAGCGAGAGATACCAACCTTACCAATGCACCCAAAGTTACCAAGTATTATGTGATAGTTACGGCAGCAGGTTGCTCGGGCATAGATTCTATGCAACTAACCATTAGCCCGCCACAGATAGAACCTATTTTACCTGCAAGCCCTATCAATTTATGTAAAGGAGCCAGTGTTACATTATCATCGGCACAGCAGTTTGTTCAGCAAATGTGGAGCACAATGGCTGCTACACCTACTATTTCCGTTAATCAAACGGGTAGTTATTATTTTCTTGGTGTAGATGCACAAGGTTGTGTTTGGAAGAGCGATACCGCACAAGTTACGGTAGCTGCTAATCCGTTGCCCACTACTATTTCTACCAATGGCACTTTGCCTGTTTGTAAAGGCGGAAGTATTGTGCTCAATAGCGATAGTACTTACAATGCTTATGCATGGAGCAATGGTGATGCCACACAAAGTATTACGGTAATGCAAGCGGGTACATATTACCTTACAGCAGTAGATGCCAATAGTTGCGAGGTAAAGAGTAACGATTTGGTAATTACCTTCAATCCCAATCCATTGCCAATTATGATTACTGCCGATGGCCCTGTTGCGTTTTGTGATGGCGGCAGTGTAAATCTGAGTACCGATTCTACTTTCCAAACTTATATTTGGACAAATGCTGGCAGCCAGCAAACTATCAATGTAACGCAAAGCGGCACATACCATGTTACTACCACCGATGTAAATAATTGCGAAGGATTGAGTAACGATATTGTGGTAACGGTTTATTCTTTACCAGTAGTAAATTTGGTGCAGTTGCGCGACCAGCAGTGCTATAATGTAGCAGATGGCAGTATTGTGGTTGATGCTTCAAACGGTGCACCTGTTTACAATTTTGTTTGGGGCAACGGTGCTTCGGGCAGCAGCCTTTCGCAGTTATTACCTAATACTTACGATGTTACCGTTACCGATAACAACCAATGTACCGGAACGCAATCTTTCACCATACAGCCAGCTCCTGTGTTTACCGCATCTATTGATAGCGTAAAACATGTTACGTGTTTTAATGGTAGCGATGGCAGGCTAACGGCTACCGGAGTTGGCGGTACTCCCGGCTACCAGTATTTATGGAATAACAATGCTCAAACCGCTTCTATCCAGCGTTTAAAAGCAGGTAATTATGCCGTTACGGTATTTGATAGCAGAAACTGTGTAGCCACAGCACAAACCACCGTTACCGAGCCAGACGAAATTGTGGCGCTTCCTCCTGATACTACTATTATTAAAGTGGGTAAAAAGCAAAAATTATTGGTAGAAGTTACGCCTTCGAGCAGTAATTATGTGTATGAGTGGCGACCACAGCGCGGATTAAGTTGCTACGATTGCAATGATCCAATTGCTTCTCCAATTCAAAGTATAGATTATACGTTTATTGTGCGCGATGCCAATGGCTGTGCCGATACGCTTTTAATTCCATTTACTGTATTGGCAGATAAAACTATTTACATTCCTAATTTCTTTTCTCCCGATGGCGATGGCAATAACGAGTTTTGGTGTTTATTTGCCGATGCTGTTCAAAGTATAGACTTAAAAGTATTTAACCGTTTGGGCGAAATGGTATTTGCAACCAACGACTTAAAGCAGTGTTGGGACGGCTATTACCGTGGCGAAAAGGTAGATGCAGGTTTATATGTGTATGTAGTTCGTTTTTCATTTATTGATGAAACATGGACACAGCGCGAAGGCAGCGTTTTTGTTTACAGATAA
- a CDS encoding cellulase family glycosylhydrolase, which yields MFQLHNVLHYPLGLLLYFLCCSSAVSYAQSTHPVLKDAFGRTLLLHGLNTSSSAKHSTDNHPWIGEEDVQREQTEFGFNSVRYLIFWGAIEPEQDVYNDSYLAEVKKRVEWYTNRKMYVILDMHQDIYGFGVGGNGAPAWASTQTKIQNIIPDKWAWWLQNLEPKVKKSYVTFFKYKKRKELQDHYMLAWKKVIEVFKDNPYVIGYDVMNEPHGGKVIRTLSGKFEKKELHAFYKRVIGSIRTADTTRYIFFEPRSFGVNFGMKSHLPKVEDAIPSGTNKLVYAPHLYLAFVDIGGNYSKKYQKKLVKWYRNRLREAAMHQTPILIGEFGLSPGKKDFDKYLQDIFKRANQHNVSWSYWSSDLGGWGPFKSDKTPSPIMNEIVAVYPHATAGLLKNFEYDKHQNIFQLAYVSDSSIAAPTEIIIPKFLFPNGYDFQLTGLENWRQEFDSTSQTLKIYTNEGGKEVAVFIKPKSAQNDM from the coding sequence ATGTTTCAACTACATAATGTTTTACATTATCCATTAGGTTTACTTTTATATTTTTTATGTTGCAGTAGTGCCGTAAGCTACGCCCAATCCACACACCCGGTACTAAAAGATGCATTTGGCAGAACGCTACTATTGCATGGTTTAAATACCAGTAGCAGCGCCAAACACAGTACCGATAATCATCCTTGGATAGGTGAAGAAGATGTGCAACGCGAACAAACAGAATTTGGTTTCAACTCCGTAAGGTACCTTATTTTTTGGGGCGCTATTGAGCCGGAACAAGATGTGTACAACGATAGCTATTTGGCAGAAGTAAAAAAGCGGGTGGAATGGTACACCAACCGAAAAATGTATGTAATTCTTGATATGCACCAAGATATTTACGGCTTTGGCGTAGGAGGCAACGGAGCACCTGCATGGGCTTCTACCCAAACTAAAATTCAAAATATTATACCCGATAAATGGGCTTGGTGGCTGCAAAACTTAGAGCCGAAAGTAAAGAAATCGTACGTTACTTTTTTTAAGTATAAAAAACGAAAAGAACTGCAAGACCACTATATGTTGGCATGGAAAAAAGTAATTGAAGTATTTAAAGATAATCCCTATGTAATTGGCTACGATGTAATGAATGAACCGCATGGCGGCAAGGTAATAAGAACCCTCTCCGGAAAGTTTGAAAAAAAGGAACTGCACGCCTTTTACAAACGAGTAATTGGCAGTATTAGAACTGCAGATACCACCCGCTATATTTTTTTTGAACCGCGCTCTTTTGGTGTAAATTTTGGAATGAAATCGCACCTGCCTAAAGTAGAAGATGCCATACCGAGCGGTACCAACAAATTGGTATATGCTCCGCACCTTTACCTTGCATTTGTTGATATTGGCGGAAACTATTCCAAGAAATATCAAAAGAAATTGGTGAAATGGTATCGCAATAGACTTCGCGAAGCAGCTATGCACCAAACCCCAATACTTATTGGTGAATTTGGATTAAGCCCTGGCAAAAAAGATTTCGATAAATACTTACAAGACATTTTTAAAAGAGCTAATCAACACAATGTATCATGGTCTTATTGGTCGAGCGATTTGGGAGGTTGGGGACCATTTAAAAGCGATAAAACACCCTCTCCTATTATGAACGAAATTGTTGCCGTATATCCACATGCTACTGCCGGCTTACTAAAAAACTTTGAATACGATAAGCATCAAAATATCTTTCAACTTGCTTATGTAAGCGACTCCTCCATTGCTGCACCCACCGAAATTATTATTCCCAAGTTTTTATTTCCGAATGGATACGATTTTCAACTAACAGGTTTAGAAAACTGGCGGCAGGAATTTGATAGCACTTCACAAACATTAAAAATATACACCAACGAAGGTGGCAAAGAGGTAGCGGTATTCATTAAACCTAAAAGTGCACAAAACGATATGTAA
- a CDS encoding SMUG2 DNA glycosylase family protein has translation MHRLTIADKVISFNKQLQFSGKLPKGFHALNPYMDNPETMVVMEKFYRKYYNDSRKRILIIGINPSRHGAGVTGVPFTDTKRLESECGISMHSAHTHEVSSVFMYDMITAFGGAEKFYGRYYINSPFPLAIVKQTAPHTWLNANYYDDKALFESVKSFMMASLLVHIGIAAETSVAFILGKKNADYIKRLTKDTPLFDKTVVLEHPRYIQQYKLKEKDSYIHKYLEALQ, from the coding sequence ATGCATAGATTAACGATAGCAGACAAGGTTATTTCATTCAATAAGCAATTACAGTTTTCAGGAAAGTTGCCGAAGGGTTTTCATGCACTTAATCCTTATATGGATAATCCGGAAACTATGGTGGTAATGGAAAAGTTTTATCGGAAATACTATAACGACTCAAGAAAAAGGATTCTTATTATCGGTATAAATCCCAGCCGGCATGGCGCGGGCGTTACGGGTGTGCCTTTTACCGATACCAAGCGTTTAGAAAGCGAGTGTGGTATTTCCATGCACTCGGCACACACGCATGAGGTTTCATCGGTTTTTATGTATGATATGATTACGGCTTTTGGCGGAGCAGAAAAGTTTTATGGCAGGTATTATATCAATTCACCTTTTCCATTGGCAATTGTAAAGCAAACAGCACCTCACACATGGCTAAATGCTAATTATTACGATGATAAAGCATTGTTTGAATCTGTAAAGTCGTTTATGATGGCATCATTACTGGTTCATATCGGCATTGCTGCCGAAACTTCCGTTGCTTTTATATTGGGGAAGAAAAATGCAGACTACATTAAGCGGCTTACTAAGGATACACCGCTTTTCGATAAAACTGTTGTGTTAGAGCATCCTCGATATATTCAGCAATATAAGTTGAAGGAAAAAGATAGCTACATCCATAAGTACTTGGAAGCATTGCAGTAA
- a CDS encoding OmpA family protein, whose amino-acid sequence MVKLSKLFSTALLLCFISATVAQSTTDTTQQSKKAEKKDIQNQVKFMKPDMEAKEFNFNDRKAISQPLMPRMDLDSAVYQSKKKQKKQQMAFKEMKYLYPARPSDQWEIGINLGYAFVSGDVNPNWAKVWQNWGAGLTIRKSIGHVFSLRFQYQFAWMTGLNWEPDFNLKFNQALNGRYNGNVNYYTGVGTDTSNRIPKGNRGYFFYNYRTFVHDVALQAVVNLGNIRFYRERNMVNFYLFGGVGGTLTRTQVDALDANGRMYDFTDVLAIYQIGGSPGTPPVNARLDKKKESLKILKGKFDGTYESDADRDVNKAGLFKNYQLLPTFNFGFGMGFHISKWVTLSLEQKFIITGTDVLDGYRWTQDDYPGFTRDNDNISYTSIGFNFHVGRNKVEPLWWLNPNDYVYRKLAETNPDKIIADAFKDDDEDGVPNKLDKEPNTKKGCPVDVKGVALDSDKDGIVDCDDKEPYSPPGYPVDQFGVAQIPPNPCCDEGDDMLMLGGGADGKGGKEGVGAEGSRRRRGRGGDCSKIELPGVYFDNDKYYIDPAYLSSLHQVAERMQQCPDMRLAITGYDESRNDQKYNEQLSWNRAQKVADYLVEKYGISRDRFLVKYQGGKKSNAGKSELERKQSRRVEFRYADEDEKGESNPASPHPGYKAGSDK is encoded by the coding sequence ATGGTGAAACTTTCCAAATTATTCAGTACGGCATTATTGTTGTGTTTTATAAGCGCAACAGTAGCACAATCTACTACTGATACCACACAGCAATCAAAAAAGGCTGAGAAAAAAGACATCCAAAATCAGGTGAAATTTATGAAGCCTGACATGGAAGCCAAAGAATTTAATTTTAACGATAGAAAAGCAATAAGCCAGCCGTTAATGCCGCGTATGGACTTAGATAGCGCTGTTTACCAAAGCAAGAAAAAGCAAAAGAAGCAGCAAATGGCATTTAAAGAAATGAAATACCTCTACCCGGCTCGCCCAAGTGACCAATGGGAAATAGGTATTAATTTAGGATATGCTTTTGTGAGCGGTGATGTAAACCCAAATTGGGCTAAAGTATGGCAAAACTGGGGCGCAGGTTTAACTATAAGAAAATCAATTGGACACGTATTCTCTTTGCGTTTCCAATACCAGTTTGCTTGGATGACAGGCTTAAATTGGGAACCGGATTTTAACCTTAAATTCAACCAAGCATTAAATGGTAGATACAACGGAAATGTTAACTATTACACAGGGGTTGGTACCGATACCTCCAATAGAATTCCTAAGGGAAATAGAGGATACTTCTTCTATAATTACAGAACTTTTGTACACGATGTAGCATTACAAGCAGTAGTAAACTTAGGCAATATCCGTTTTTACAGAGAGCGTAACATGGTAAACTTTTACCTCTTTGGTGGTGTGGGTGGAACCCTTACTAGAACACAAGTAGATGCTTTAGATGCTAATGGAAGAATGTATGATTTTACCGATGTGTTGGCAATATACCAAATTGGAGGTTCTCCGGGCACACCTCCGGTAAATGCACGTTTAGATAAAAAGAAAGAGTCTTTGAAAATTTTGAAAGGAAAATTTGATGGAACTTATGAGTCTGATGCAGACAGAGATGTAAACAAAGCAGGATTATTCAAGAACTATCAATTATTACCTACCTTTAATTTTGGTTTTGGAATGGGTTTCCATATTTCAAAATGGGTTACACTTTCACTTGAGCAAAAATTCATTATCACAGGAACGGATGTCTTGGATGGCTATCGTTGGACACAGGACGACTATCCTGGTTTCACACGCGATAACGACAATATCTCTTATACTTCTATAGGATTTAATTTCCATGTAGGTAGAAATAAAGTAGAGCCGCTTTGGTGGTTAAATCCTAATGATTATGTATATCGCAAATTGGCAGAAACCAATCCCGATAAAATTATTGCAGATGCATTTAAGGATGATGATGAAGACGGTGTTCCAAATAAGTTGGATAAAGAGCCTAACACTAAGAAAGGTTGCCCAGTTGATGTAAAAGGCGTAGCACTTGATAGTGATAAAGATGGTATTGTTGATTGCGATGACAAAGAACCGTATTCACCTCCGGGTTATCCGGTAGATCAATTTGGTGTGGCTCAAATTCCACCAAATCCTTGCTGCGATGAGGGCGATGATATGTTAATGCTTGGTGGCGGTGCCGATGGCAAAGGCGGAAAAGAAGGTGTAGGTGCAGAGGGTTCTAGACGCAGACGTGGTCGCGGTGGCGATTGCTCTAAGATTGAGTTGCCGGGCGTTTACTTCGATAACGATAAGTACTATATTGATCCTGCTTACTTAAGCTCATTACACCAAGTAGCAGAAAGAATGCAACAATGTCCTGATATGCGCTTAGCAATTACAGGTTACGATGAAAGCAGAAATGATCAAAAATATAATGAGCAGCTTTCCTGGAATAGAGCACAAAAAGTTGCCGATTACTTGGTTGAGAAATATGGTATTTCAAGAGATCGCTTCTTGGTAAAATATCAAGGAGGTAAAAAATCTAATGCAGGTAAGAGCGAATTAGAACGTAAGCAAAGCCGCAGGGTAGAATTCCGTTATGCAGATGAAGATGAGAAGGGCGAAAGCAATCCGGCTTCTCCGCATCCGGGCTACAAAGCTGGTTCCGATAAATAA
- a CDS encoding 2-oxoacid:ferredoxin oxidoreductase subunit beta, protein MEAAVDFEPYSAKDLETDQEVRWCPGCGDFVILKQVQITIPKLKIPREKIVFISGIGCSSRFPYYMNTYGMHSIHGRATAIATGLKIARPDLSVWIITGDGDSLSIGGNHLIHLLRRNVDVNILLFNNQIYGLTKGQFSPTSELHKVTKSSPAGTVDNPFNPLALALGADASFVARSMDKEPRHLQRMLERGAAHKGTSLLEIYQNCNIFNDNAFEVFGNKVSQKASAIFVEHEKPLLFGESESLGIVLDGYQPKVVNLQEGYSANDLWIHDERDILKAQIMARFFSNEDFPRPFGVIFAKEKPTFEQAIGAQVEAAKQQKGEESLNLLLSGNQTWEVV, encoded by the coding sequence ATGGAAGCAGCAGTTGATTTTGAACCATACAGTGCCAAAGATTTAGAAACCGACCAAGAAGTAAGGTGGTGCCCGGGTTGTGGCGATTTTGTGATACTAAAGCAAGTACAAATTACCATTCCTAAGCTAAAAATTCCACGCGAGAAAATTGTATTTATCAGCGGAATAGGGTGCTCTTCTCGGTTTCCTTACTACATGAATACTTACGGCATGCACTCCATTCATGGCAGAGCTACCGCCATTGCTACCGGTTTAAAAATAGCCCGCCCGGATTTGAGTGTTTGGATTATTACAGGCGATGGCGATTCGCTTTCAATAGGAGGCAACCACTTAATTCATTTACTTAGAAGAAATGTAGATGTAAATATTTTATTGTTCAATAACCAAATTTATGGTTTAACCAAAGGCCAATTTTCACCCACCTCCGAGCTTCATAAAGTAACTAAATCTTCGCCTGCGGGAACGGTAGATAATCCATTTAATCCATTAGCATTGGCACTGGGAGCCGATGCCAGCTTTGTGGCAAGAAGTATGGATAAAGAACCTCGGCATTTGCAACGAATGTTAGAGCGGGGAGCAGCACATAAAGGCACATCATTGCTGGAAATTTATCAAAACTGCAACATTTTTAATGATAATGCATTTGAGGTTTTTGGAAATAAGGTATCACAAAAAGCAAGTGCCATTTTTGTAGAGCACGAAAAACCATTGCTGTTTGGAGAAAGCGAATCGCTGGGTATTGTTTTAGATGGCTACCAGCCCAAAGTCGTAAATTTACAAGAAGGATACAGCGCCAACGATTTATGGATACACGATGAACGCGATATTCTAAAAGCCCAAATTATGGCGCGATTTTTTAGTAATGAAGACTTCCCACGCCCATTTGGAGTTATCTTTGCAAAAGAAAAACCTACTTTTGAGCAGGCAATTGGAGCACAAGTTGAAGCCGCTAAGCAGCAAAAGGGAGAAGAAAGTCTAAATTTACTACTCTCCGGCAACCAAACTTGGGAGGTAGTGTGA
- a CDS encoding cobalamin-dependent protein (Presence of a B(12) (cobalamin)-binding domain implies dependence on cobalamin itself, in one of its several forms, or in some unusual lineages, dependence on a cobalamin-like analog.), translated as MEKQKKIRIVTAASLFDGHDAAINIMRRIMQAQGAEVIHLGHNRSAQEIVEAAVQEDADAIAITSYQGGHIEFFKYMFDLLKQYECSHIKIFGGGGGTILPSEIEELHAYGIAKIYSPDDGRQLGLEGMIADVIANAASSNAHTDTSFTKTDWSTANWKAIAQAITAAENGAFDQVKKSMNGNISGNAVVLGITGTGGAGKSSVTDEIVRRFLLNYRNKTIAVISVDPSKKKTGGALLGDRIRMNAIFNKRAYMRSMATRESDKALSEYVMQAIDVCKAAGFDFIILESAGVGQSDASILQFCDVSMYVMTPEYGAASQLEKINMLDYADVIAINKFDKSGALDALNDVCKQYKRNHMLFQAQNEELPIVGTVASKFNDAGVNRLFECIVRTIQRKTNANWGELQPAAKGTDLTQAIIPAQRTRYLAEIAETIEQYDEWTDEQSIIAQKLYQLKGTIDLLGEK; from the coding sequence ATGGAAAAGCAAAAAAAAATTCGAATAGTAACAGCCGCTTCGCTTTTTGATGGCCACGATGCCGCCATCAATATTATGCGAAGAATTATGCAGGCACAAGGCGCAGAAGTTATACACCTGGGGCACAACCGCAGTGCACAAGAAATTGTGGAAGCCGCAGTACAAGAAGATGCCGATGCTATTGCCATTACAAGCTATCAAGGCGGGCACATAGAGTTTTTCAAATACATGTTCGATTTGCTAAAACAATACGAATGCAGCCACATCAAAATTTTTGGAGGAGGCGGAGGAACCATTCTTCCTTCAGAAATTGAGGAGTTACACGCTTACGGCATAGCCAAAATATATTCGCCAGACGATGGCAGGCAGTTGGGTTTAGAAGGCATGATTGCAGATGTAATTGCAAACGCAGCAAGCAGCAACGCTCATACCGATACTTCATTTACAAAGACCGATTGGAGCACTGCAAATTGGAAAGCCATTGCACAAGCCATTACCGCAGCAGAGAATGGAGCATTTGATCAAGTTAAGAAGTCAATGAATGGAAATATTTCGGGAAATGCAGTTGTGTTGGGTATTACAGGCACTGGCGGTGCGGGAAAATCGAGTGTAACCGATGAAATTGTAAGACGTTTCTTATTGAACTACCGCAATAAAACTATTGCTGTAATTTCTGTAGATCCAAGTAAAAAGAAAACCGGAGGCGCATTGCTGGGCGATCGTATTAGAATGAACGCCATTTTTAATAAGAGAGCTTATATGCGCTCTATGGCCACGCGCGAAAGCGATAAGGCTCTCAGCGAATATGTAATGCAGGCAATAGATGTGTGCAAGGCAGCCGGGTTCGATTTTATTATTTTGGAAAGTGCAGGGGTAGGGCAAAGCGATGCTTCTATCTTGCAATTCTGCGATGTGTCTATGTATGTAATGACGCCAGAGTATGGCGCAGCTTCGCAGTTGGAAAAAATAAACATGCTCGATTATGCCGATGTAATAGCCATCAATAAATTCGATAAGTCGGGCGCTTTAGATGCACTGAACGATGTGTGCAAGCAATACAAACGAAACCACATGCTTTTTCAGGCTCAAAACGAAGAGTTGCCTATTGTGGGTACGGTGGCATCTAAGTTCAACGATGCAGGTGTAAACCGTTTGTTTGAATGTATTGTACGCACCATACAACGTAAAACAAACGCAAATTGGGGAGAATTGCAACCGGCAGCAAAGGGCACAGATTTAACCCAGGCAATTATTCCGGCACAGCGCACACGCTACCTTGCAGAAATAGCAGAAACTATAGAGCAATACGATGAATGGACAGACGAGCAAAGTATCATTGCACAAAAATTGTATCAACTAAAAGGAACAATAGATTTATTAGGAGAAAAGTAA